A region of Anaeromicrobium sediminis DNA encodes the following proteins:
- the rfbB gene encoding dTDP-glucose 4,6-dehydratase, translated as MKTYLITGGAGFIGSNFTSYILKKYDKNSMIINLDKLTYAGNLNNLKSIEKHTNYKFIKGDICDETLVDSIFKNHTIDYVINFAAESHVDRSIMDSSIFTKTNVLGIQVLLDKAKKYWQSGECFKPNKKFVQISTDEVYGSLDRDGYFREETPLSPRNPYSASKAAADLIVNSYYHTHKMPINITRCSNNYGPYQFPEKFIPLIINNCLNNRKMPLYGDGKNIRDWIHVEDHCRAIDVVLSHGKPGETYNIGAHNEKENIEIAKLIIKYLNEILPNYNYSTKYISPDSIEFVKDRKGHDKRYAIDSSKIKNQLNWHSEIDFNEGIIKTLKWYLENENWLKDITSGEYMKYYNSMYNGRI; from the coding sequence ATGAAAACATACTTAATAACTGGCGGTGCAGGATTTATTGGTTCTAATTTTACCTCTTATATTCTAAAGAAATATGATAAAAATTCTATGATTATAAATCTAGATAAACTAACTTATGCTGGTAATCTTAACAATCTAAAATCTATTGAAAAACATACAAACTACAAGTTCATTAAGGGAGATATTTGTGATGAAACATTAGTAGATAGCATATTTAAAAATCATACCATAGATTATGTTATAAATTTTGCAGCAGAATCCCATGTGGATAGAAGTATAATGGATTCATCAATCTTCACAAAGACAAATGTGTTGGGAATTCAAGTTTTACTGGATAAGGCTAAGAAATATTGGCAATCAGGTGAATGTTTTAAACCTAACAAGAAATTTGTACAAATCTCCACAGACGAAGTATACGGCTCCTTAGATAGGGATGGCTATTTTAGAGAAGAGACCCCCTTATCTCCTCGTAATCCCTATTCGGCAAGTAAAGCTGCTGCTGATTTAATAGTTAATTCCTATTATCACACACACAAAATGCCCATTAACATAACACGTTGTTCTAATAATTATGGCCCCTATCAATTTCCAGAAAAGTTCATTCCACTAATTATAAATAATTGTTTAAACAATAGAAAAATGCCCTTATATGGAGACGGAAAAAATATTAGGGACTGGATTCATGTGGAGGACCACTGCAGAGCCATAGATGTGGTTCTAAGCCATGGAAAACCAGGAGAAACATATAATATTGGAGCTCATAATGAGAAAGAAAATATTGAAATTGCTAAACTCATTATAAAATATTTAAATGAAATTTTACCTAATTATAATTACTCTACTAAATATATAAGTCCAGACTCAATAGAATTTGTAAAGGACAGAAAAGGCCACGATAAAAGATATGCCATAGATTCATCAAAAATTAAGAATCAATTAAACTGGCATAGTGAAATAGATTTTAATGAAGGCATTATTAAAACTTTAAAGTGGTACTTAGAAAATGAAAATTGGTTAAAGGATATAACTTCAGGTGAATATATGAAATATTATAATTCTATGTACAATGGGAGGATTTAA
- the mutT gene encoding 8-oxo-dGTP diphosphatase MutT → MIEVVAAIIRNDKNEILIAKRKEDKSLGGFWEFPGGKIEKGERDEESLIRELKEEMDIEIEVKSYFDENIHDYTDKKIKLKAYEAIIKNGNIKLKDHSEYVWCKEYELNKYKIAPADVKFVEKLMNY, encoded by the coding sequence ATGATAGAAGTAGTAGCAGCAATTATAAGAAATGATAAAAATGAAATCTTAATAGCTAAGAGAAAAGAAGATAAAAGTCTAGGAGGATTCTGGGAATTCCCAGGAGGAAAAATAGAAAAGGGTGAAAGGGATGAAGAAAGCCTCATAAGGGAATTGAAAGAAGAAATGGATATAGAAATAGAAGTTAAAAGTTATTTTGATGAAAATATACATGATTATACAGATAAGAAGATTAAATTAAAAGCATATGAGGCCATTATAAAAAATGGTAATATAAAGTTGAAAGACCACTCTGAATATGTGTGGTGTAAAGAATATGAGTTAAATAAGTATAAAATAGCGCCAGCTGATGTTAAGTTTGTAGAAAAGTTAATGAATTATTGA
- the rffA gene encoding dTDP-4-amino-4,6-dideoxygalactose transaminase — MIDFNKPYITDKEYYYMADALSRKSLSGDGHYTKLVSSFMENKFKTKKALLTTSCSSALDMSTLLLDLKPDDEIILPSYTFVSTGNSALLGGGKIVFADISEDTLNMDPNSIIEKISNKTKAIIPVHYGGVSCDMDSIMHISRDYNVTVIEDAAQGVNGKYKDKYLGTIGHMGCYSFHETKNYSCGEGGALLINHSDELVKRAEIIREKGTNKKQFLNKEVDKYTWVDKGSSFLPSDILAALLHAQLEKLYEIHNKRKSIYETYSRELKDLQDRELLKLPIIPDYSTSNYHIFHILLNSEEERNYLMNKLNEREIQAYFHYIPLHLSPMGKKLGYKMGDLPKTEGLSARLLRLPIYCDLEDKEINYIIENIYEILR; from the coding sequence ATGATAGATTTTAATAAACCTTATATTACAGATAAAGAATATTATTATATGGCTGATGCCCTTAGTAGAAAGAGTTTGTCAGGAGATGGACATTATACTAAATTAGTCTCCTCTTTTATGGAAAATAAATTTAAAACTAAAAAAGCTTTACTAACTACCTCTTGTAGTTCTGCCCTAGATATGAGTACTCTACTTCTAGATTTAAAACCTGATGATGAGATCATCTTACCATCTTATACCTTTGTATCTACAGGTAATTCTGCCCTTTTAGGTGGTGGTAAAATTGTCTTTGCAGATATAAGTGAAGATACTCTAAATATGGATCCTAATAGTATTATTGAAAAAATAAGTAACAAAACAAAGGCTATAATTCCCGTTCATTATGGTGGAGTATCCTGTGATATGGACTCTATAATGCATATTTCAAGGGATTATAATGTTACCGTTATAGAAGATGCAGCTCAAGGAGTTAATGGCAAATATAAGGATAAATATTTAGGTACCATAGGCCATATGGGTTGTTATAGCTTCCATGAAACTAAGAACTACTCCTGCGGCGAAGGTGGTGCTCTACTAATAAACCACAGTGATGAATTAGTCAAAAGAGCTGAGATTATTAGAGAAAAGGGTACTAATAAAAAACAATTTTTGAACAAAGAAGTAGATAAATATACTTGGGTAGATAAGGGATCAAGTTTTCTACCTTCAGATATTTTAGCTGCCCTTTTACACGCACAATTAGAAAAATTATATGAGATACATAATAAAAGAAAAAGTATATACGAAACCTACTCTAGAGAACTTAAAGATCTTCAAGATAGAGAATTATTAAAGCTTCCTATTATACCTGATTATAGTACAAGCAATTATCATATATTTCATATACTTCTAAATTCAGAGGAAGAAAGAAACTATCTTATGAACAAACTTAATGAAAGGGAAATTCAAGCATATTTTCATTATATACCCCTTCATTTATCTCCCATGGGGAAAAAACTAGGTTATAAAATGGGTGATTTACCTAAAACAGAAGGTTTAAGTGCTAGACTCTTAAGACTTCCCATTTATTGTGACTTAGAAGATAAAGAAATTAACTATATTATTGAAAATATATATGAAATTCTTAGATAA
- the rfbA gene encoding glucose-1-phosphate thymidylyltransferase RfbA, with amino-acid sequence MKGIILAGGHGTRLYPITKAISKQILPVYDKPMIYYPLSVLLLTKIREILIISTPRDLPLFKDLLGDGSQLGVSFTYLSQDEPRGIGDVFLIGKDFIGKDTVCLVLGDNIFHGRGFSSLLKDLANITEGAHIFGYQVDNPKDYGIVNLNDEGQVLSIEEKPSHPTSNFAIPGLYFYDNNVINIAKSIKPSSRGELEISHINNIYLRNNKLNINFLSRGFMWFDMGTNESLLQGSNFVYTVQKRQRLYVGCIEEIAYKNGYINRQQLHNLANAMINTEYGKYLLKL; translated from the coding sequence ATGAAGGGAATAATTCTAGCAGGTGGTCATGGAACTCGACTCTATCCAATTACAAAGGCTATTAGCAAACAGATACTACCTGTCTATGATAAACCAATGATATACTATCCCTTATCCGTTTTGCTATTGACAAAAATAAGAGAAATACTTATTATTTCTACCCCAAGGGATTTACCTTTATTTAAAGACCTCCTAGGTGACGGTAGCCAACTAGGTGTGTCATTTACCTATTTATCACAGGATGAGCCACGGGGTATTGGAGATGTTTTTTTAATAGGAAAAGATTTCATAGGTAAGGATACGGTATGCCTAGTTTTAGGAGATAATATTTTTCATGGAAGAGGCTTTTCTTCCCTCCTTAAGGATTTAGCTAACATAACAGAAGGAGCCCATATATTTGGATACCAGGTAGATAATCCTAAAGATTATGGTATTGTCAATTTAAATGATGAAGGACAAGTACTATCAATTGAAGAAAAACCATCACATCCAACATCTAATTTTGCAATCCCAGGTTTATATTTTTATGACAACAACGTTATTAATATTGCTAAAAGTATTAAGCCCTCTTCCCGTGGAGAACTTGAAATTAGTCACATTAACAATATATATCTAAGGAATAATAAATTGAATATTAATTTCCTCAGTAGAGGCTTTATGTGGTTTGATATGGGTACTAATGAATCTCTTCTTCAAGGAAGTAATTTTGTTTACACTGTACAAAAAAGACAGAGATTATATGTAGGTTGTATAGAAGAAATAGCTTATAAAAATGGATATATTAATAGGCAACAATTACATAATCTAGCTAACGCCATGATAAATACTGAATATGGTAAATATCTTTTAAAGTTATAG
- a CDS encoding GTP-binding protein: MNKTIGILAHVDAGKTTFSEGLLYHTNTIRQRGRVDHKDSHLDSHEIERERGITVFSDQAVMKYKDSTYYLIDTPGHVDFSPEMERSIKVMDYGIIIISAVEGVQGHTETVWQLLKKHNIPTFFFINKIDRVGANVDNVLNEIKLNLTEDLCDITDSFNDDMDEELIEFIAERDEELLEKYMEDGYNKDTWLKYMKKMIKENRIYPCVSGSALQDVGVIDFLDKFHTLTYTEYDNEETFSARVYKIGHENNGTKITYMKLLSGKLKVRDEITYSNGQSEKITQIRVYDGNKFKTINEAHPGELIGVIGLSQTWAGQGLGNLGEEATYNMIPTLKSKVIFDSSLNIKEVVRAFNILDSEDPSLKVTWEEELQEIHIHVMGPIQLEILEQIVKDRFGFSVEFGEPNILYKETINGEVIGYGHFEPLGHYSEVHLKIESGERNSGIKYENLCHADHLTIGNQNLVKHHVYEREHRGILTGSPITDIKVTLLRGRAHNKHTSGGDFRQATYRALRQGLEKAENILLEPYYDFKIKVDLDHMGRVLSDVQKASGTFNPPETVGDKTIVTGRVPVATFMNYPMELVVYTHGKGVISLAFSGYDICHNQDMVIEKIGYDKNIDMEYTSSSIFCSKGQAYVVPWDNAEEEMHCL; this comes from the coding sequence ATGAACAAGACAATAGGAATACTAGCCCATGTAGATGCAGGAAAAACTACTTTTTCTGAGGGGTTGCTGTATCATACAAATACAATTAGACAAAGGGGGAGGGTAGATCATAAGGACTCTCACCTGGATAGTCATGAAATAGAGAGAGAAAGAGGCATTACAGTGTTTTCAGATCAGGCTGTAATGAAATATAAAGATTCAACATACTACTTAATAGATACTCCAGGCCATGTGGATTTTTCACCAGAAATGGAAAGGTCCATAAAGGTTATGGACTATGGAATTATAATAATAAGTGCAGTAGAAGGAGTCCAGGGACATACGGAGACTGTATGGCAATTACTAAAGAAACATAATATACCAACCTTCTTTTTTATTAATAAAATAGATAGGGTTGGAGCAAATGTGGACAATGTATTAAATGAGATAAAATTAAATTTAACAGAAGACCTATGTGACATTACAGATTCATTTAATGATGATATGGATGAAGAATTAATAGAGTTCATAGCAGAGAGAGATGAAGAACTTTTAGAAAAATATATGGAAGATGGATACAACAAAGACACATGGCTAAAATATATGAAAAAGATGATTAAAGAAAATCGCATATATCCTTGTGTTAGTGGGTCTGCATTACAAGATGTAGGAGTAATAGATTTTTTAGATAAATTTCATACTCTAACATATACGGAATATGATAATGAAGAAACTTTCAGTGCTAGAGTATACAAGATAGGTCATGAAAATAACGGTACTAAAATAACATATATGAAACTTCTAAGTGGCAAATTAAAAGTGAGAGATGAGATAACCTATAGTAATGGGCAAAGTGAAAAAATAACACAAATAAGAGTATATGACGGAAATAAATTTAAAACCATAAATGAAGCACATCCCGGTGAACTAATTGGAGTAATAGGATTATCACAAACATGGGCAGGACAGGGCCTAGGTAATCTAGGAGAAGAAGCCACCTATAATATGATACCTACTTTAAAATCTAAGGTTATATTTGACTCTTCTTTAAATATAAAAGAAGTAGTAAGAGCTTTTAACATATTAGATTCAGAAGATCCTTCATTAAAAGTAACTTGGGAAGAAGAACTACAAGAGATTCATATTCATGTTATGGGACCTATCCAATTAGAAATACTAGAACAAATAGTAAAAGACAGATTTGGCTTTTCTGTAGAATTTGGAGAACCTAATATATTATATAAGGAAACTATAAATGGTGAAGTAATAGGATATGGTCACTTTGAACCTCTGGGCCATTATTCAGAAGTACATTTAAAAATAGAATCAGGAGAAAGAAATAGTGGCATAAAGTATGAAAATCTATGTCATGCAGACCACTTAACTATAGGAAATCAAAATCTAGTAAAACATCATGTATATGAAAGGGAACATAGAGGAATTTTAACAGGTTCACCTATAACAGATATAAAGGTGACCTTGTTAAGAGGAAGAGCCCATAATAAACATACTAGTGGTGGAGATTTTAGACAGGCCACTTATAGAGCATTAAGGCAGGGGCTAGAAAAGGCAGAAAATATACTTCTTGAACCCTATTATGACTTTAAGATAAAGGTAGATTTAGACCATATGGGAAGGGTTTTATCGGATGTACAAAAGGCTAGTGGAACCTTTAATCCACCAGAAACTGTAGGGGATAAAACTATTGTAACAGGACGGGTACCTGTGGCTACCTTTATGAATTATCCTATGGAACTAGTGGTCTATACCCATGGAAAAGGGGTCATAAGTCTAGCATTTAGTGGATATGATATATGCCATAATCAAGATATGGTTATAGAGAAAATAGGATATGATAAGAATATAGATATGGAGTATACTTCATCTTCCATATTCTGTTCTAAGGGACAGGCCTATGTAGTTCCTTGGGATAATGCTGAAGAAGAAATGCATTGTTTGTAA